The Planococcus versutus genome contains a region encoding:
- a CDS encoding M16 family metallopeptidase: protein MVTTQTCKNGLRIVSETIPHFHSVAMGVFVNNGSRDELPEENGITHFIEHMLFKGTDSRTAKEIAREFDRIGGDINAYTSKEYTCYYAKVLDHHAERAVSVLADMLFNSQMDPVEFDKERQVILEEISMTEDMPDDDVHEQLWRVMYPQNSIGASILGTAETLASFTPEKIRDYMNRHYTPANIVVSVAGNVTASLLEKVEALFGDFEREENLKVYEVPVFKAGHSIKNKETEQGHLCLGFPGVSLNDSNIYNITVLDNIIGGSMSSRLFQEIREQRGLAYSIFSYHSAYSDHGTFAIYGGTSDDQMAEMQQVILSLLKELKKDGITQEEITDSKEQLKGSLMLGLESTSARMSRNGRHELLLGKHQTYDEVLTQIDQVSLQKVTELLDNLIESPAISIIQPKEASFV from the coding sequence ATGGTAACAACACAGACTTGCAAAAATGGATTGCGCATTGTTTCCGAAACTATTCCACATTTTCATTCTGTTGCAATGGGTGTTTTTGTGAATAACGGATCACGAGATGAACTGCCAGAAGAAAACGGTATTACTCATTTTATCGAACATATGCTGTTTAAAGGAACAGACTCACGAACAGCAAAAGAAATCGCGCGCGAATTTGACCGGATTGGTGGCGATATTAATGCCTATACATCGAAAGAATATACTTGTTATTATGCAAAAGTCTTAGACCATCATGCAGAGCGCGCAGTGAGCGTTCTTGCAGACATGCTTTTTAATTCACAAATGGATCCTGTAGAATTTGATAAAGAGCGACAAGTAATTCTTGAAGAAATTAGTATGACGGAAGATATGCCGGATGATGATGTTCACGAACAATTATGGCGTGTGATGTATCCGCAAAACTCCATTGGAGCATCGATACTAGGAACGGCTGAAACTTTGGCAAGTTTTACTCCAGAAAAAATTCGTGATTACATGAATCGTCATTATACACCAGCAAACATTGTAGTTTCTGTAGCGGGGAATGTTACTGCCAGCTTACTTGAGAAAGTAGAGGCTTTATTTGGAGATTTTGAAAGAGAAGAAAACTTGAAAGTTTATGAAGTGCCAGTATTTAAAGCAGGACATTCAATAAAGAACAAAGAAACAGAACAAGGTCATTTGTGTCTTGGTTTTCCTGGCGTATCATTAAACGATTCGAACATTTACAATATCACGGTCTTGGACAATATTATCGGAGGCTCAATGTCTTCACGATTGTTCCAAGAAATTAGAGAACAACGTGGACTGGCTTATTCAATTTTCTCTTATCATTCAGCGTACTCTGATCATGGAACTTTCGCGATTTATGGAGGAACTTCTGATGATCAAATGGCTGAAATGCAACAAGTTATTTTAAGTCTGTTAAAAGAGTTAAAAAAAGACGGCATTACACAAGAGGAAATTACCGATTCTAAAGAGCAGTTAAAAGGTAGTTTAATGCTTGGACTCGAAAGCACTAGTGCACGGATGAGTCGTAACGGCAGACATGAATTACTACTCGGCAAACATCAAACTTACGATGAGGTATTAACGCAAATAGATCAAGTATCGCTTCAAAAAGTAACAGAGTTACTGGATAATTTAATAGAATCACCAGCTATTTCCATCATCCAGCCAAAAGAAGCTTCTTTCGTATAA
- the pnp gene encoding polyribonucleotide nucleotidyltransferase, whose translation MEQTKKVYTLDWAGRELQVEVGQLAKQANGAALIRYGDTAVLSTATASKTPKPLDFFPLTVNYEERLYAVGKIPGGFIKREGRPSEKATLTSRLIDRPIRPLFPDGFRNEVQVISMVMSVDQDCPSEMAAMFGSSLALMISDIPFGGPIAGVIVGLIDGQYIINPTNEQLEQSSINLIVAGTKDAINMVEAGAKEVSEEIILEAIMFGHEEIKKLIAFQEQIAAEVGKEKSDIKLYELDAELTSSLKDAVETDLNTAVQINEKQARNEAIDEVKARAMAAYEDSDDAVKKQAGQILDKMVKDEVRRLITDEKIRPDGRGPSEIRPLSSEVGVLNRTHGSGLFTRGQTQAMSICTLGALGDVQIIDGLGIEDTKRFMHHYNFPLFSVGETGFLRGPGRREIGHGALGERALEAVIPSEKDFPYTIRLVAEVLESNGSTSQASICASTLAMMDAGVPLTAPVAGIAMGLVKKGDNYTVLSDIQGMEDHLGDMDFKVAGTAKGITALQMDIKIDGLSREILEEALTQAQIGRIHILESMLATIAEPRTILSKYAPKIIMVKIKPDKIRDVIGPGGKVINKIIEETGVKIDTEQDGTIFISSVDEEMNAKAKAMIENIVREANVGEYYEGKVKRIEKFGAFVELFPGKDGLLHISEIQEERTKEVEDVLKMDQVIQVKVIEIDRQGRVNLSRKIVLKEQKEAAEKQDQE comes from the coding sequence ATGGAGCAAACAAAAAAAGTCTACACATTGGATTGGGCAGGCCGCGAGTTACAAGTTGAGGTCGGTCAATTGGCAAAACAAGCAAATGGAGCAGCATTGATTCGCTATGGCGATACAGCAGTTCTTTCTACTGCAACAGCATCAAAGACACCAAAACCTTTAGATTTCTTTCCATTAACAGTAAACTATGAAGAACGTCTTTACGCTGTTGGTAAAATTCCAGGTGGCTTCATTAAACGAGAAGGACGTCCTTCTGAAAAAGCGACGTTAACAAGCCGTTTAATCGACCGTCCGATTCGTCCATTATTCCCAGACGGTTTCCGTAATGAAGTTCAAGTTATTTCTATGGTCATGTCAGTCGATCAAGATTGTCCATCAGAAATGGCTGCAATGTTTGGTTCTTCACTCGCATTAATGATTTCAGATATTCCGTTTGGCGGACCGATTGCTGGAGTCATTGTTGGGTTAATTGACGGACAATATATCATTAATCCAACAAACGAACAACTTGAACAAAGTTCGATCAATTTGATCGTCGCTGGAACAAAAGATGCCATTAACATGGTAGAAGCAGGAGCAAAAGAAGTTTCTGAAGAAATCATTTTAGAAGCCATCATGTTCGGTCATGAAGAAATCAAAAAATTAATCGCGTTTCAAGAACAAATCGCTGCAGAAGTTGGAAAAGAAAAATCTGACATCAAGCTTTATGAATTAGATGCAGAATTAACTTCATCTCTTAAAGACGCTGTAGAAACTGATTTAAACACAGCTGTTCAAATCAATGAAAAACAAGCGCGAAATGAAGCTATTGACGAAGTAAAAGCACGTGCAATGGCGGCATACGAAGATTCGGATGATGCCGTTAAAAAACAAGCAGGTCAAATTTTAGATAAAATGGTGAAAGATGAAGTTCGTCGCTTAATTACAGACGAAAAAATCCGTCCGGATGGCCGTGGACCTTCTGAGATCCGTCCATTGTCTTCTGAAGTGGGTGTGTTAAACCGTACGCATGGTTCAGGCCTATTTACGCGCGGACAAACGCAAGCAATGAGTATTTGTACGCTAGGCGCTTTAGGTGATGTTCAAATCATTGATGGTCTTGGCATTGAAGATACAAAACGCTTTATGCACCATTACAATTTCCCGCTGTTTTCAGTAGGTGAAACTGGATTTCTTCGTGGGCCGGGACGTCGCGAAATCGGTCATGGGGCACTTGGTGAACGTGCACTAGAAGCCGTTATTCCAAGCGAAAAAGATTTCCCTTATACGATTCGTCTTGTTGCAGAGGTACTTGAGTCGAATGGTTCAACTTCACAAGCAAGTATTTGCGCATCAACACTTGCGATGATGGATGCAGGTGTACCACTTACAGCTCCGGTTGCAGGTATTGCCATGGGTCTCGTTAAAAAAGGCGATAACTATACGGTTCTATCTGACATTCAAGGCATGGAAGATCACCTTGGTGATATGGATTTTAAAGTAGCTGGTACAGCTAAAGGAATCACAGCTCTTCAAATGGACATTAAAATTGATGGTCTTTCTCGTGAAATTTTAGAAGAGGCATTAACTCAAGCGCAAATCGGTCGTATCCATATTTTAGAATCGATGTTAGCGACGATTGCTGAACCGAGAACAATTCTTTCTAAATATGCTCCGAAAATTATTATGGTGAAGATTAAACCAGATAAGATTCGCGACGTTATTGGACCCGGTGGTAAAGTGATTAATAAAATTATTGAGGAAACGGGCGTTAAAATCGATACAGAGCAAGACGGTACGATTTTCATTTCTTCAGTTGATGAAGAAATGAACGCAAAAGCGAAAGCAATGATTGAAAACATTGTACGTGAAGCAAACGTCGGCGAATATTACGAAGGCAAAGTCAAGCGAATTGAGAAGTTTGGTGCATTTGTTGAATTATTCCCTGGTAAAGACGGTCTTCTTCATATTTCTGAAATCCAAGAAGAACGGACTAAAGAAGTAGAAGACGTTTTGAAAATGGATCAAGTCATTCAAGTCAAAGTAATTGAAATTGATCGTCAAGGCCGTGTAAACTTGTCACGTAAGATTGTTTTAAAAGAGCAAAAAGAAGCTGCTGAAAAACAAGATCAAGAATAA
- the rpsO gene encoding 30S ribosomal protein S15: MAITQERKNELISEYKVHDTDTGSAEIQIAILTEDINNLNEHLRTHKKDHHSRRGLFKMVGRRRNLLKYLRENEVARYRELIARLGLRR, from the coding sequence ATGGCAATCACACAAGAACGCAAAAATGAATTGATTAGCGAATACAAAGTGCATGACACTGATACTGGGTCTGCAGAGATTCAAATCGCTATTCTTACAGAAGACATCAACAATTTGAATGAGCACTTACGTACTCACAAAAAAGATCATCACTCACGTCGTGGTCTATTCAAAATGGTCGGACGCCGTCGTAACTTGCTAAAATACTTACGTGAAAACGAAGTAGCTCGCTACCGTGAGTTAATCGCAAGACTTGGCCTACGCCGTTAA
- the ribF gene encoding riboflavin biosynthesis protein RibF: MKIIHLNYPNHVKPDFDTGPISLALGFFDGVHKGHQRVIGEAIYQAQQKDLKSAVMTFDPHPSLVLGGRKEEVFYITPMQQKMDILESMNVDYCFIVRFTSEFAKLTPEEFIEFFVKNLQAKHVTAGFDFSFGSKGKGDMRLMKQMSEDHYDVTVAEKLEENDEKISSTRIRELLKQGETAKVYHLLGRPFRISGTVVNGDKRGRTIGFPTANIEPELGAIMPSRGVYAVKIQVQDNNYNGICNIGYKPTFNNPEVKKQVIEVHILDFAKTIYGEMVEVEWYERIRDEQKFSGIEELKAQIQRDKETAQKFFVSMK; encoded by the coding sequence ATGAAAATTATTCATTTAAATTATCCAAATCACGTAAAACCTGATTTTGATACAGGACCTATCTCATTAGCATTAGGGTTTTTTGATGGGGTACATAAAGGTCACCAACGAGTGATAGGAGAAGCTATTTATCAAGCGCAACAAAAAGACCTTAAGTCAGCCGTTATGACTTTTGATCCTCATCCATCACTTGTACTTGGTGGAAGAAAAGAAGAAGTTTTTTATATAACACCGATGCAGCAAAAGATGGATATTCTAGAGAGCATGAATGTTGATTACTGCTTTATTGTCCGATTTACATCTGAATTTGCTAAGTTAACACCTGAAGAATTTATTGAGTTTTTCGTTAAGAATCTTCAAGCTAAACACGTAACGGCTGGATTTGACTTTTCGTTTGGCAGCAAAGGAAAAGGCGATATGAGGTTAATGAAACAAATGAGTGAAGATCATTATGATGTTACGGTTGCTGAGAAACTAGAAGAAAATGATGAAAAGATCAGTTCGACACGTATTCGTGAATTATTAAAACAAGGTGAAACGGCCAAAGTTTATCATCTTCTCGGAAGACCATTTAGAATTTCGGGAACGGTTGTTAATGGAGATAAACGAGGGCGTACAATTGGGTTTCCCACAGCAAATATAGAACCAGAGCTCGGGGCTATTATGCCGAGTCGGGGTGTTTACGCAGTAAAAATTCAAGTCCAAGACAATAATTACAACGGTATTTGCAATATCGGTTATAAACCTACGTTTAATAATCCGGAAGTAAAAAAACAAGTGATCGAAGTTCATATTCTTGATTTTGCCAAGACGATTTACGGAGAAATGGTAGAAGTGGAATGGTATGAGCGGATTCGTGATGAGCAAAAGTTTTCAGGAATCGAAGAATTGAAGGCACAAATTCAACGTGATAAAGAAACAGCACAAAAGTTTTTTGTCAGTATGAAATAG
- the truB gene encoding tRNA pseudouridine(55) synthase TruB, producing the protein MTLNGILPLWKEKGMTSHDCVFKLRKILQTKKVGHTGTLDPEVDGVLPICIGNTTKVAEYITDQGKTYEAEVTIGYSTDTEDATGETVETDQTEKVVARDQLETAFLKLTGNITQIPPMYSAVKVNGKKLYEYARQGIPVERPERIVRIDSIELLDGDAKWIGQNIKFNIRIRCGKGTYIRTLAVQIGEVLGYPAHMSKLTRTESGEFSEKDCVTLAEVAELAQNEHIGDILKPLSYGLSAFPFMEIESKQIFAVKNGQVLTRHKILDKMGYVVLTYKGQPVALYKNHPEKADKMKPEKMFGFPTVDEV; encoded by the coding sequence ATGACGTTGAATGGAATTTTACCATTGTGGAAAGAAAAAGGAATGACATCGCACGATTGTGTCTTTAAACTAAGAAAGATTTTGCAAACGAAAAAAGTAGGGCATACAGGTACACTAGACCCTGAAGTAGACGGCGTATTACCAATTTGTATCGGGAACACTACAAAAGTAGCAGAGTACATTACAGATCAAGGAAAGACCTATGAAGCAGAAGTGACGATTGGTTATTCAACTGACACTGAAGACGCAACAGGTGAAACAGTTGAAACTGACCAAACAGAAAAAGTAGTTGCTCGAGATCAACTAGAAACTGCTTTTCTTAAATTAACAGGGAATATTACACAAATACCGCCTATGTATTCTGCTGTAAAAGTTAATGGTAAGAAATTATATGAGTACGCTCGTCAAGGAATTCCAGTTGAGCGGCCAGAACGAATTGTCCGCATTGACTCGATTGAATTGCTTGATGGCGACGCAAAATGGATAGGTCAAAATATCAAATTCAATATTCGTATACGTTGTGGTAAAGGAACTTATATTCGGACACTGGCTGTCCAAATAGGAGAAGTTTTAGGATACCCTGCGCATATGTCCAAATTGACGCGAACAGAATCTGGGGAATTTAGCGAAAAAGATTGCGTAACACTTGCTGAAGTTGCGGAACTTGCTCAAAATGAACATATCGGTGATATTTTGAAACCGCTAAGTTATGGCTTGAGTGCGTTTCCGTTCATGGAAATTGAATCGAAACAAATTTTTGCTGTAAAGAATGGTCAAGTGTTAACAAGACATAAAATACTCGACAAAATGGGGTATGTTGTGTTGACGTATAAAGGGCAACCCGTTGCACTTTATAAAAACCATCCAGAAAAAGCAGACAAAATGAAACCTGAAAAAATGTTCGGTTTTCCGACAGTGGACGAGGTGTAA
- the rbfA gene encoding 30S ribosome-binding factor RbfA produces the protein MTMRANRVAEQMKKELSDIISRKLKDPRIGFVTVTDVEVTGDLQQATVYISVLGEDYEKEQTLLGLTKSKGFIRTEIGQRIRLRKTPELSFEIDSSVAYGNRIDTLLRGIQEPKED, from the coding sequence ATGACCATGCGCGCAAATCGTGTAGCTGAGCAAATGAAAAAAGAGCTTAGCGATATCATCAGTCGAAAACTGAAAGATCCCCGTATCGGATTTGTCACTGTAACAGATGTTGAAGTTACAGGAGATCTCCAACAGGCAACTGTATATATTAGTGTGTTAGGTGAAGACTATGAAAAAGAGCAGACCTTGCTTGGATTGACAAAGTCAAAAGGATTTATCCGGACTGAAATCGGACAACGAATTCGTCTACGTAAAACTCCAGAACTGTCTTTTGAAATCGATTCATCAGTTGCTTATGGTAACCGTATTGATACGCTATTACGTGGGATTCAAGAACCAAAAGAAGATTAA
- a CDS encoding DUF503 domain-containing protein has protein sequence MILYMECEFFIPTAHSLKDKRAVVKSMLTRSKQKFNVSTAEIDHQNVWQRTRLAFVTVSSSKEVADKEMAQVLYYLESNPSWECLEIEKEYV, from the coding sequence ATGATCCTATATATGGAATGTGAGTTTTTCATTCCAACCGCACACTCGTTAAAAGATAAGCGGGCAGTTGTTAAAAGCATGCTGACTCGCAGCAAGCAGAAATTCAATGTTTCTACAGCAGAGATTGATCACCAAAATGTATGGCAAAGAACTCGTTTAGCATTTGTGACTGTATCTTCTTCCAAAGAAGTGGCAGACAAAGAAATGGCACAAGTTCTTTACTATTTGGAAAGCAATCCTTCTTGGGAATGTTTGGAGATTGAAAAAGAATATGTGTAA